Proteins from one Catenuloplanes atrovinosus genomic window:
- a CDS encoding ATP-binding protein, whose product MTAVQQENGSDGSSAVDIRSRSLVVPHHAQGVRAARRRLAQELTGSVAAHLLCDVVTVVAELLSNAIRHARPLPGGVIRLSWRLRRSPAAPGRLGDAPVLEVRVTDGGAATGPRMRPAGPRSIDGRGLGIVAALSHCWGTDRDQHGHSVWAEFSLA is encoded by the coding sequence ATGACGGCCGTGCAACAGGAGAACGGAAGCGACGGTTCGTCCGCGGTCGACATCCGGTCCCGGAGTCTCGTGGTGCCACACCACGCCCAGGGCGTCCGGGCCGCGCGGCGCCGGCTCGCCCAGGAACTGACCGGATCGGTCGCCGCACACCTGCTGTGTGACGTGGTCACCGTGGTCGCGGAACTGCTCAGCAACGCGATACGGCACGCGCGCCCGCTGCCCGGCGGCGTGATCCGGCTGAGCTGGCGGCTGCGCCGCTCCCCCGCCGCCCCCGGCCGCCTCGGCGACGCGCCGGTGCTGGAGGTCCGGGTGACCGACGGCGGCGCCGCGACCGGGCCGCGCATGCGCCCCGCCGGACCGCGCTCGATCGACGGCCGCGGGCTGGGCATCGTGGCCGCGCTGTCGCACTGCTGGGGCACCGACCGAGACCAGCACGGGCACTCGGTGTGGGCCGAGTTCAGCCTCGCGTAG
- a CDS encoding metallopeptidase family protein: MEMDRDRFEELVGEALDEVPEELLRLMDNVVILVEDDSPPGEPELLGLYEGHALTERGWDYAGVLPDRITIYRRPILRVCDSEDDVVDEVAVTVVHEIAHHFGIDDARLHDLGWG; encoded by the coding sequence GCTTCGAGGAGCTCGTCGGCGAGGCGCTCGACGAGGTGCCGGAGGAACTGCTCCGGCTGATGGACAACGTCGTCATCCTGGTCGAGGACGACTCCCCGCCGGGCGAGCCGGAGCTGCTCGGCCTCTACGAGGGCCACGCGCTGACCGAGCGGGGCTGGGACTACGCGGGTGTGCTGCCCGACCGGATCACCATCTACCGGCGCCCGATCCTGCGCGTCTGCGACAGCGAGGACGACGTGGTCGACGAGGTCGCGGTGACCGTGGTGCACGAGATCGCCCACCACTTCGGCATCGACGACGCGCGCCTGCACGACCTCGGCTGGGGTTGA
- a CDS encoding DUF5926 family protein — translation MSKRRRNTQSAADAAPKRQKVRDIFVHRPFEGLADEPEWVALRELVPAASAPLRLAPDLVEKYGERSVTLATVLPMAWPAMTRPDGRVFIGLQRHIQSGDVSRDLAAALLSALDTTPGSTVSVPALPGPGPRLQDVLADGPLEITMHDGFEFWLEEGAADDPSVKASLERANASVYPTVRLAAAPAAYWCRVPEKSHVRWVLPDNEDAALNALARLSAAGELKLGEETKFAGMFRAHGLLTPVWDLPVEPAAAEWESPLADFAKRYAEALADDTLDGAARRAKQGLLGRQLTLR, via the coding sequence GTGAGCAAGCGCCGTAGGAACACTCAGTCCGCCGCCGACGCGGCACCGAAGCGCCAGAAGGTCCGGGACATCTTCGTGCACCGGCCGTTCGAGGGCCTGGCCGACGAACCGGAGTGGGTCGCGCTGCGCGAGCTGGTCCCGGCCGCGTCCGCCCCGCTGCGCCTGGCCCCCGATCTGGTGGAGAAGTACGGCGAGCGCAGCGTCACGCTCGCGACCGTGCTGCCGATGGCGTGGCCCGCGATGACCCGCCCGGACGGGCGCGTCTTCATCGGCCTTCAGCGGCACATCCAGTCCGGCGACGTCTCCCGGGACCTGGCCGCCGCGCTGCTCTCCGCGCTGGACACCACGCCCGGCAGCACCGTCTCCGTGCCGGCGCTGCCCGGCCCCGGGCCGCGGCTGCAGGACGTGCTCGCGGACGGTCCGCTGGAGATCACCATGCACGACGGGTTCGAGTTCTGGCTCGAGGAGGGCGCGGCCGACGACCCGTCCGTGAAGGCGTCGCTGGAGCGGGCCAACGCGTCCGTCTACCCGACGGTGCGGCTCGCCGCGGCGCCCGCGGCGTACTGGTGTCGCGTGCCGGAGAAGTCCCACGTGCGGTGGGTGTTGCCGGACAACGAGGACGCGGCGCTGAACGCGCTGGCCCGGCTGAGCGCGGCCGGTGAGCTCAAGCTCGGCGAGGAGACCAAGTTCGCCGGCATGTTCCGCGCGCACGGGCTGCTGACGCCGGTGTGGGATCTGCCGGTGGAGCCCGCGGCCGCGGAGTGGGAGTCCCCGCTGGCGGACTTCGCGAAGCGGTACGCGGAGGCGCTCGCGGATGACACACTGGACGGTGCGGCACGGCGCGCCAAGCAGGGGCTTCTCGGCCGTCAGCTCACACTGCGCTGA
- a CDS encoding sensor histidine kinase, which yields MPDRPDYAAFIAGHTAVINLINSGASGVTALNRLLEVVQTALGARGVSFAEYGPSRGRIVATSGASSWALGRMVDHADPAIARLLSGPATNEVPVTALPAELAAQLTARGIRRMLAARVEAGGLALGSLHAFFSDGDEPSSPEAHALLGYVAVSVAHLYGDQSGLPVHGDGPVVAALADGLAVVDSQGYVRLWNPAAERVTGRTAAQALNRPLPFPAPPTGRVIDHRMPDGRWLKIAAGDLPGRSYSRVVTFRDISDQHQLNHDWDLFLAVTSHELRTPVTVIKGYADTLTGHWDALADADRREAARAIGQRSTDLARLVDRLLATTGGLGPVGGGAPVPFDVVEALRAAVSGLPGDLRRRVTMDVPEDLPKAFGDRASIATVVTELATNAGKYAEGDSPIELTAESDEQTVAFRVSDRGIGVRPEHVERAFDRFWQGESGDHRRYPGAGLGLFLVRRIVERQNGWASIRPRPGGGAIVEVRLPRG from the coding sequence ATGCCGGACCGTCCCGACTATGCCGCTTTCATCGCCGGGCACACCGCTGTCATCAACCTGATCAACTCGGGTGCGTCCGGGGTCACCGCCCTGAACCGCCTGCTGGAGGTCGTGCAGACGGCGCTCGGTGCGCGCGGCGTGTCGTTCGCGGAGTACGGTCCGAGCCGCGGCCGCATCGTGGCCACCAGCGGCGCGTCCAGCTGGGCGCTCGGGCGGATGGTCGACCACGCGGACCCGGCCATCGCCCGGCTGCTGTCCGGTCCGGCGACCAACGAGGTCCCGGTCACGGCGCTGCCCGCGGAGCTGGCCGCGCAGCTCACCGCGCGCGGCATCCGGCGCATGCTCGCCGCCCGGGTCGAGGCCGGCGGGCTCGCGCTCGGCTCGCTGCACGCGTTCTTCTCGGACGGCGACGAGCCCAGCTCGCCGGAGGCGCACGCGCTGCTCGGGTACGTCGCGGTCTCCGTCGCCCACCTCTACGGCGACCAGTCCGGCCTGCCGGTGCACGGCGACGGCCCGGTGGTGGCCGCGCTCGCGGACGGGCTGGCGGTCGTCGACTCCCAGGGTTACGTACGGCTGTGGAACCCCGCGGCCGAGCGGGTCACCGGCCGGACCGCCGCGCAGGCGCTGAACCGGCCGCTGCCGTTCCCGGCGCCGCCGACCGGCCGGGTGATCGACCACCGCATGCCGGACGGCCGCTGGCTGAAGATCGCGGCCGGGGACCTGCCGGGCCGCTCGTACTCCCGCGTGGTCACGTTCCGCGACATCAGCGACCAGCACCAGCTCAACCACGACTGGGACCTGTTCCTGGCGGTCACCAGCCACGAGCTGCGCACGCCGGTGACCGTGATCAAGGGGTACGCGGACACGCTCACCGGCCACTGGGACGCGCTGGCGGACGCGGACCGCCGCGAGGCCGCGCGCGCGATCGGCCAGCGCTCCACCGACCTGGCCCGGCTGGTGGACCGGCTGCTGGCCACCACCGGCGGCCTGGGTCCGGTGGGCGGCGGCGCGCCGGTGCCGTTCGACGTGGTGGAGGCGCTGCGCGCGGCCGTCTCCGGGCTGCCCGGCGACCTGCGCCGGCGGGTCACCATGGACGTGCCGGAGGACCTGCCCAAGGCGTTCGGCGACCGGGCCTCGATCGCCACCGTGGTGACCGAGCTGGCGACGAACGCCGGCAAGTACGCGGAGGGTGACTCCCCGATCGAGCTGACCGCGGAGTCCGACGAGCAGACCGTGGCGTTCCGGGTTAGCGACCGGGGCATCGGGGTACGTCCTGAGCACGTGGAACGCGCATTCGACCGCTTCTGGCAGGGAGAATCGGGTGACCACCGCCGCTACCCCGGTGCCGGGCTCGGACTGTTCCTGGTCCGCCGGATCGTGGAGCGGCAGAACGGGTGGGCCTCCATCCGGCCCCGGCCGGGCGGGGGCGCGATCGTAGAGGTGCGCCTCCCCCGCGGCTGA
- a CDS encoding AIM24 family protein, which produces MRSALFSAENLENNQDQHPGMRLQNSKMLKYQLNGEMMARTGTMVAYQGQMQFQALGSGGLGKFIKKQLTGEGVPLMKVSGHGDLFLADRASDIHIIDLEPGDALSINGANVLAFDPTLNYDIKMVQGMGMMSSAGLFNCVFTGYGRIAVTSNGTPVVLNIDAPTYVDPQAAIAWSANLQTGYHRADQLGIGTLLGRSTGEAFTMSFAGQGFVVVQPSEEPPGGTVIGGQSNSGGGLLGGLLD; this is translated from the coding sequence ATGCGCAGTGCCCTCTTCTCCGCTGAGAACCTGGAGAACAACCAGGATCAGCACCCCGGCATGCGGCTGCAGAACTCGAAGATGCTGAAGTACCAGCTCAACGGCGAGATGATGGCCCGGACCGGCACGATGGTGGCGTACCAGGGACAGATGCAGTTCCAGGCGCTCGGCTCCGGCGGCCTCGGCAAGTTCATCAAGAAGCAGCTCACCGGCGAGGGTGTGCCGCTGATGAAGGTCTCCGGCCACGGTGACCTCTTCCTGGCCGACCGCGCCTCCGACATCCACATCATCGACCTCGAGCCCGGCGACGCGCTGTCGATCAACGGCGCCAACGTGCTGGCGTTCGACCCCACGCTCAACTACGACATCAAGATGGTCCAGGGCATGGGCATGATGTCCTCCGCCGGCCTCTTCAACTGCGTCTTCACCGGTTACGGCCGGATCGCGGTCACCTCCAACGGCACGCCCGTCGTGCTCAACATCGACGCGCCCACCTACGTCGACCCGCAGGCCGCCATCGCCTGGTCCGCCAACCTCCAGACCGGCTACCACCGCGCCGACCAGCTCGGCATCGGCACGCTCCTCGGCCGCTCCACCGGCGAGGCCTTCACGATGAGCTTCGCCGGCCAGGGCTTCGTCGTGGTCCAGCCCTCCGAGGAGCCGCCGGGCGGCACGGTCATCGGTGGCCAGAGCAACAGCGGCGGCGGCCTCCTCGGCGGCCTCCTCGACTGA
- the pheA gene encoding prephenate dehydratase gives MRYVYLGPEATFTEQALLTVEEAVAGERVPARSVPEALDAVRAGEADAALVPLENSIGGAVPITLDELIASGPLMITREVVIPVEFVLGARTGTPLAAIRTVAAHPQASTQCRNWLRTHLPEAEITDVLSNSAAAIAAAAGEFDAAICAPLGAARYELAVLADKIADHAHAVTRFALVTRPAAPPAPTGDDLTSLALMIRHDQVGALLSVLTELSVRGINLTRIESRPTGEQLGRYVFFLDCAGHVAETRFGEALQGLRRVCADVRFLGSYPRHRWTPELDHPVPAPAGLSDDAFAASAAWVDRLRHGDY, from the coding sequence ATGCGGTACGTGTATCTGGGACCCGAGGCCACGTTCACCGAGCAGGCGCTGCTCACGGTGGAGGAGGCGGTGGCCGGCGAGCGGGTGCCCGCGCGCAGCGTGCCCGAGGCGCTGGACGCGGTGCGCGCCGGCGAGGCGGACGCGGCGCTGGTCCCGCTGGAGAACTCGATCGGCGGCGCGGTCCCGATCACGCTGGACGAGCTGATCGCGAGCGGGCCGCTGATGATCACGCGCGAGGTGGTGATCCCGGTCGAGTTCGTGCTGGGCGCGCGTACCGGCACACCGCTCGCCGCGATCCGGACCGTGGCCGCGCACCCGCAGGCGTCCACCCAGTGCCGCAACTGGCTCCGCACCCACCTGCCGGAGGCCGAGATCACGGACGTGCTGTCCAACTCCGCCGCGGCGATCGCGGCCGCGGCCGGCGAGTTCGACGCCGCGATCTGCGCGCCGCTCGGTGCCGCGCGCTACGAGCTGGCCGTGCTGGCCGACAAGATCGCCGACCACGCCCACGCGGTGACGCGGTTCGCGCTGGTCACCCGCCCGGCCGCACCGCCGGCGCCGACCGGGGACGATCTCACCTCGCTGGCGCTGATGATCCGGCACGATCAGGTCGGCGCGCTGCTGAGCGTGCTGACCGAGCTCTCCGTCCGGGGCATCAACCTGACCCGGATCGAGTCCCGGCCCACCGGCGAGCAGCTCGGCCGGTACGTGTTCTTCCTGGACTGCGCCGGCCACGTGGCGGAGACCCGCTTCGGCGAGGCGCTGCAGGGCCTGCGCCGGGTCTGCGCGGACGTGCGGTTCCTCGGCTCGTACCCGCGCCACCGCTGGACCCCGGAACTCGACCACCCGGTTCCGGCCCCCGCGGGCCTCTCCGACGACGCCTTCGCCGCCTCCGCCGCCTGGGTCGACCGCCTCCGCCACGGCGACTACTGA
- a CDS encoding PAS domain-containing protein yields MAHQIELSLSGHQFASPVAAHPSGMAGWAAVAASATEQCLVIDTDLAIVAASPSCCALLGMGDPVEVVGRPLLDVLRLIDFTANRNALTESDIDKIPPLLAVTSGRLARGLMRVDGAAEPGTDETVDGIATPLFQDAAVSGSLTFFAQIT; encoded by the coding sequence TTGGCACACCAGATCGAGCTGTCGCTCTCCGGGCACCAGTTCGCGTCGCCGGTCGCCGCGCATCCGTCCGGCATGGCGGGGTGGGCCGCGGTCGCCGCGTCCGCCACCGAGCAGTGCCTGGTGATCGACACCGACCTGGCGATCGTCGCGGCGTCGCCGTCCTGCTGCGCCCTGCTCGGCATGGGTGACCCGGTCGAGGTGGTCGGGCGCCCGCTGCTCGACGTGCTACGGCTGATCGACTTCACCGCCAACCGGAACGCGCTGACCGAGTCGGACATCGACAAGATCCCGCCGCTGCTCGCGGTGACGTCCGGGCGGCTGGCCCGCGGCCTGATGCGCGTCGACGGCGCGGCCGAGCCGGGCACGGACGAGACGGTCGACGGCATCGCGACGCCGCTCTTCCAGGACGCGGCGGTCAGCGGCTCGCTCACGTTCTTCGCGCAGATCACGTAA